From Amphritea atlantica, a single genomic window includes:
- the pgi gene encoding glucose-6-phosphate isomerase — MYQLSSSVTWKKLVKLAEKNSNDKISDYFKNDPERFNKMSLQLGGIFLDYSKNKISDEALKTLITLADHSPLHQRRAQMFSGDIINVTEKRPVLHTALRNRGEEPVVVNGEDVMPSIRASLKKLEAFSDKVRSGEWKGFSGKRIRSIVNIGIGGSDLGPNMVCRALLNYKHPELSFHFISNVDGQHIKKVLASLDPETTLFIVSTKTFSTQETLLNASTARRWFIDNTGQSDIGQHFVALSTNQAAAMEFGIRRENIFEFWAWVGGRYSLWSSIGLAIALSIGYDRFIELLEGAYEMDRHFVDAPLSKNMPVLMALIGIWNINFLGAETQAIIPYDQALHQLPAFLQQLDMESNGKSVDMEGHPVDFATGPIIWGQTGSNGQHAFFQLLHQGTRFVPIDFIASLEPDEETEEHHFALLTNMLAQANAFMNGDQQEGILDYQTCPGNRPSNTLLLDRLTPHNLGALIALYEHKVFVQGAIWNINSFDQWGVQLGKRLATEISRNIELKSSEYDPSTQGLMNIVRSKMRTKQPPKPAQKRPDQDAKSAAVVKK, encoded by the coding sequence ATGTATCAGCTCAGCTCTTCAGTTACCTGGAAAAAACTCGTCAAACTGGCTGAAAAAAACAGCAACGACAAAATTTCAGATTATTTTAAAAACGACCCTGAACGTTTTAATAAAATGAGCCTCCAACTGGGGGGAATATTTCTGGATTATTCAAAAAACAAAATCAGTGATGAGGCACTTAAAACATTAATCACGCTTGCAGATCACTCCCCCCTTCATCAGCGCCGTGCACAGATGTTTTCCGGAGATATTATCAACGTAACGGAGAAACGGCCGGTATTGCATACCGCACTGCGCAACCGGGGTGAAGAGCCGGTGGTCGTTAATGGTGAGGATGTCATGCCTTCCATTCGCGCCAGTCTGAAAAAACTGGAAGCGTTCAGCGACAAGGTCAGAAGCGGTGAGTGGAAAGGTTTCAGCGGCAAACGGATCCGCAGTATCGTCAACATCGGTATTGGTGGTTCCGATCTGGGTCCCAATATGGTGTGCCGTGCGCTGCTAAACTACAAGCATCCCGAGCTGAGTTTTCACTTTATATCCAACGTCGATGGGCAGCATATAAAGAAAGTACTGGCCAGTCTTGATCCCGAAACCACCCTGTTTATCGTTTCAACCAAGACGTTTTCAACCCAGGAAACACTGCTGAATGCCAGCACGGCACGACGCTGGTTTATTGACAACACCGGTCAGTCTGACATTGGCCAGCACTTTGTTGCCCTGTCGACCAATCAGGCGGCAGCGATGGAGTTTGGTATCCGCCGGGAAAACATCTTCGAATTCTGGGCCTGGGTGGGTGGACGTTACTCTCTCTGGTCGAGTATCGGTCTGGCAATCGCCCTCTCCATCGGTTACGACCGTTTTATCGAGCTGCTGGAAGGCGCCTACGAAATGGATCGCCACTTTGTCGATGCACCACTGAGCAAGAATATGCCGGTATTGATGGCCCTGATTGGCATCTGGAATATTAATTTCCTGGGGGCCGAAACCCAGGCCATCATCCCTTACGATCAGGCGCTCCATCAACTGCCGGCATTTCTGCAACAGCTGGACATGGAAAGTAATGGCAAATCGGTTGATATGGAAGGTCACCCGGTAGACTTTGCAACCGGCCCTATCATCTGGGGCCAGACCGGCTCCAATGGGCAGCACGCCTTTTTCCAGCTGCTTCACCAGGGTACACGTTTCGTTCCGATCGATTTTATCGCCTCCCTTGAGCCCGATGAGGAAACCGAAGAGCACCACTTTGCCTTGCTCACCAATATGCTCGCCCAGGCCAACGCGTTTATGAACGGTGATCAGCAGGAAGGGATTCTGGACTATCAGACCTGCCCGGGCAATCGTCCCAGCAACACCCTGCTTCTGGATCGGTTAACGCCACACAACCTGGGCGCTCTGATCGCCCTGTATGAGCATAAAGTGTTTGTTCAGGGGGCGATCTGGAACATCAACTCGTTCGATCAGTGGGGCGTGCAACTGGGCAAGCGTCTGGCGACTGAGATCAGCCGTAATATTGAGCTAAAGAGTTCTGAATATGACCCGTCGACTCAGGGCCTGATGAATATCGTACGCAGTAAAATGAGGACTAAACAGCCACCAAAACCCGCTCAAAAGAGGCCAGATCAGGATGCCAAAAGTGCGGCCGTTGTTAAAAAATAG
- a CDS encoding carbohydrate ABC transporter substrate-binding protein: MSLKRAKKTVLAAALSGLVSIAAQAGNVEVLHYWTSGGEAKSAAVLKQLLEAEGHQWKDFAVAGGGGESAMTVLKSRAVSGNPPSAAQIKGLDIQEWAELDFLTPLDGVAEKAGWDQLLPGVVSDVMKYEGHYVAVPVNVHRVNWLWANPEVFKKSGADVPSTWDEFFTAADKIKAAGFVPLAHGGQAWQDATLFEAVALGLGGADFYRKAFVEHDQSVLTSAKMTEVLATFKRLSNYIDADAAGRDWNIATSMVINGKAAMQVMGDWAKGEFTAAGKQPGKDYLCVAAPDTQNGFTFNIDSFAMFDLKDTGDKLAQADLARLIMEPEFQETFNLNKGSIPARLGMPRDKFDSCAHTSMDDFIATAKTGGLVPSMAHGMSTTSAVQGAIYDVVTNYFNSDSLTPEQATEKLARAIKAAI; encoded by the coding sequence ATGAGTCTTAAACGTGCAAAAAAAACGGTATTAGCGGCTGCGTTATCCGGTCTGGTTTCCATTGCTGCTCAGGCGGGTAATGTCGAGGTCCTTCACTACTGGACCTCCGGCGGTGAAGCAAAATCTGCGGCTGTACTGAAGCAGTTGCTCGAAGCTGAAGGTCATCAGTGGAAAGATTTTGCTGTGGCCGGTGGTGGCGGTGAAAGTGCCATGACTGTTCTTAAGTCCCGGGCTGTTTCGGGCAATCCTCCAAGTGCTGCACAAATTAAAGGTTTAGATATCCAGGAGTGGGCTGAACTCGATTTTCTGACGCCGCTGGACGGGGTTGCAGAAAAAGCGGGTTGGGATCAGCTACTACCGGGTGTTGTCAGCGATGTGATGAAGTACGAAGGCCATTATGTGGCGGTACCTGTGAACGTTCACCGGGTTAACTGGCTCTGGGCAAATCCGGAGGTCTTCAAAAAATCAGGGGCAGATGTTCCCTCGACCTGGGATGAGTTTTTCACCGCAGCCGATAAGATTAAGGCGGCTGGCTTTGTCCCTTTAGCCCATGGTGGTCAGGCCTGGCAGGATGCGACGCTGTTTGAAGCGGTTGCACTGGGGCTTGGTGGTGCAGATTTCTATCGAAAAGCCTTTGTCGAACATGATCAAAGCGTTCTGACAAGCGCTAAGATGACTGAAGTTCTGGCAACCTTTAAACGCTTAAGTAATTATATCGACGCTGATGCCGCCGGACGGGACTGGAATATAGCCACATCCATGGTGATCAATGGTAAGGCTGCCATGCAGGTGATGGGTGACTGGGCTAAGGGAGAGTTTACCGCCGCCGGCAAGCAACCTGGTAAAGACTATCTTTGTGTGGCTGCACCGGATACGCAGAATGGCTTCACCTTTAATATCGATAGCTTTGCGATGTTTGACCTTAAAGACACCGGTGATAAGCTGGCTCAGGCCGATCTGGCGCGTTTGATTATGGAGCCTGAATTTCAGGAAACCTTTAACCTCAACAAAGGTTCGATTCCGGCCCGGCTGGGGATGCCAAGAGATAAATTCGATAGCTGTGCCCATACATCTATGGATGACTTTATCGCCACAGCTAAGACGGGTGGTCTGGTGCCTAGTATGGCTCATGGTATGTCTACCACCTCTGCGGTGCAGGGCGCCATCTACGATGTCGTCACGAACTACTTCAACAGCGATTCGCTGACGCCTGAACAGGCAACCGAAAAGCTGGCCCGGGCAATTAAAGCCGCTATCTAA
- a CDS encoding sugar ABC transporter permease — MKTNATSDAVGTLSTRGVLADSPAQGSGSFNLSDLLQRWLPKLVLAPTVMMTLLFIYGYVIWTGVLSLTKSRFLPNYNFVGFAQYEKLLDNDRWSVASLNILIFGGLFILICLFIGVVMAILLDQKIRAEGSIRTVFLYPMALSFIVTGTAWKWILNPGLGLEKLVHDFGYESFQFDWLVDPDMAIYTLVIAAVWQSSGFVMALFLAGLRGVDSSIVKAAQLDGASMPMIYRRIILPHLRPVFFSAFIILSHIAIKSFDLVMALTGGGPGYATDLPATFMYVTTFSRGQIGLGSASAMMMLGVVLAILVPYLYSELRGKNNA; from the coding sequence ATGAAGACGAATGCAACTTCCGATGCTGTCGGAACCCTGTCCACCAGGGGAGTATTGGCAGATTCACCCGCACAGGGTTCAGGTTCTTTTAATTTGTCAGATCTGCTTCAGCGCTGGCTGCCGAAACTGGTGTTGGCGCCAACGGTGATGATGACGCTGCTGTTCATATACGGCTATGTCATCTGGACCGGAGTTCTCTCCCTGACCAAGTCCCGTTTTTTACCCAATTATAATTTTGTCGGTTTTGCCCAGTACGAGAAGCTGCTGGATAACGACCGCTGGTCCGTGGCCTCGCTGAATATTCTGATATTCGGCGGGCTGTTTATCCTTATCTGTCTCTTTATCGGCGTCGTTATGGCGATTCTGCTGGATCAGAAGATTCGGGCAGAGGGTTCAATCCGCACGGTATTCCTATACCCGATGGCGCTTTCTTTTATCGTGACCGGTACCGCCTGGAAATGGATTCTGAATCCGGGCCTTGGGCTGGAAAAACTGGTGCATGACTTTGGCTATGAGAGCTTTCAGTTTGACTGGCTGGTTGATCCCGATATGGCAATCTATACCCTGGTGATCGCTGCTGTGTGGCAGTCATCCGGGTTTGTGATGGCGCTGTTTCTCGCGGGTCTGAGAGGCGTTGATAGCTCAATCGTCAAAGCGGCGCAGCTGGATGGTGCCAGCATGCCGATGATCTATCGCCGCATTATTCTGCCGCATCTGCGGCCGGTATTTTTCAGTGCCTTCATTATCCTTTCCCATATTGCGATCAAGAGCTTTGATCTGGTGATGGCGCTGACCGGTGGTGGTCCCGGTTATGCTACCGATCTGCCGGCGACTTTTATGTATGTCACGACCTTCAGTCGGGGACAGATCGGCCTGGGCTCCGCGAGTGCCATGATGATGCTCGGTGTGGTTCTGGCGATTCTGGTCCCGTACCTCTATTCCGAATTGCGAGGTAAAAACAATGCCTGA
- a CDS encoding LacI family DNA-binding transcriptional regulator yields MIADSKKAPRPTIRDAATHIGVSTATISNAFNHPDQLSPELRERILSECQQLGYRSSGSPRKADTNGNQGVIGIVLPDCLSYNLNDSVANQFLNGVTTELESQHLSMLLIHSRELSSTNQVRRLQSSVDGFIVYGHIEEEAIFDQLTLQSKKLIAVDCAMGNHSSVASDNFGGAFNSANLALQHHPEYPAILGLRIIDSKHVCRVYNDNDLFSNTISVAALRLQGYRKALSEHNMILPNERIWHIPDNTEASALLAVREALQCTPRPDALFCMTDTYALTAIKEATRMGIRIPQELKIIGFDGVPESLTSSPSLTTVKQDNFAKGEIAASLFTKPDTPHETILATELLIRESCPLP; encoded by the coding sequence ATGATCGCTGACAGCAAAAAAGCGCCCCGCCCGACAATCCGGGATGCCGCTACGCATATAGGCGTCTCTACAGCGACCATTTCGAATGCGTTCAATCACCCGGATCAACTCTCACCGGAGCTGCGCGAACGCATCCTGTCTGAGTGCCAGCAACTGGGTTATCGCAGTTCAGGCTCTCCCCGTAAAGCAGATACCAACGGTAACCAGGGTGTTATCGGCATAGTGCTGCCAGACTGCCTCAGCTATAACCTGAACGACAGTGTTGCCAATCAATTCCTCAATGGCGTCACCACCGAGTTAGAAAGCCAGCATCTGAGCATGCTACTGATCCACTCCCGGGAGCTATCCAGCACTAACCAGGTGCGCCGGCTACAGTCATCCGTCGATGGTTTTATTGTCTACGGACACATTGAAGAGGAAGCAATTTTTGATCAGCTCACGCTGCAAAGTAAAAAACTCATTGCCGTCGACTGCGCTATGGGGAATCACAGCAGTGTAGCCAGTGACAATTTCGGAGGCGCATTCAATAGCGCAAATCTGGCACTGCAACATCATCCAGAATACCCAGCCATACTGGGATTACGCATCATTGACTCTAAACATGTGTGCCGGGTCTACAACGATAACGATCTGTTCAGCAACACCATTTCTGTCGCTGCGCTGCGCCTGCAGGGATACCGTAAAGCGCTGAGTGAACACAATATGATTTTGCCCAATGAGCGAATCTGGCATATCCCGGATAACACTGAAGCCTCAGCCCTGCTCGCCGTGCGTGAAGCACTGCAATGCACCCCCCGGCCTGATGCTCTTTTTTGCATGACCGACACCTATGCACTGACCGCCATTAAAGAGGCAACCAGAATGGGAATCAGAATCCCACAAGAACTTAAAATAATAGGTTTCGATGGTGTCCCCGAGTCGCTTACCAGTTCGCCATCACTGACAACGGTTAAGCAGGACAACTTTGCCAAAGGCGAGATTGCTGCAAGCCTGTTTACCAAACCTGACACCCCTCACGAAACAATACTGGCAACAGAACTCCTCATCCGCGAAAGCTGCCCCCTACCCTGA
- the ugpC gene encoding sn-glycerol-3-phosphate ABC transporter ATP-binding protein UgpC has product MATLEISSVKKNYGKVEVLKGIDLSINDGEFLILVGPSGCGKSTLMNSIAGLEDVSSGDIHIGGTNVTGLAPKDRDIAMVFQSYALYPSMTVRGNISFALEIRKVPKSEREAEVERVADLLQISHLLDRKPSELSGGQRQRVAMGRALARHPKIYLFDEPLSNLDAKLRVEMRTEIKKLHQRLKTTIVYVTHDQIEAMTLADRIAVMKDGEVQQFGTPQQIYDDPANMFVAGFMGSPAMNFLTCTLECIDDGYGLSVTTSDDERYFLPLDHGDSSLQPWVGKEVVLGIRPEQITHVIPHKQEQSSVARFTAKVAVAEPTGPDTLVLINLNGQEVDCRVHPMEEKPAGSDMEFMVDMSKAVLFDPKTEKRLL; this is encoded by the coding sequence ATGGCTACGTTAGAGATTTCAAGTGTTAAGAAAAACTACGGTAAGGTTGAGGTGCTTAAGGGCATTGATCTGAGTATCAATGACGGTGAGTTTTTGATTCTGGTGGGGCCGTCCGGTTGTGGTAAATCGACCCTGATGAATAGCATTGCCGGGCTTGAGGATGTCAGCTCCGGTGATATTCATATCGGTGGCACCAATGTAACCGGATTAGCGCCAAAAGATCGTGATATAGCCATGGTGTTTCAATCCTATGCGCTCTACCCGAGTATGACGGTGCGGGGAAATATCTCATTTGCGCTGGAGATTCGGAAAGTGCCAAAGAGTGAGCGGGAGGCAGAAGTTGAACGGGTCGCGGATCTGTTACAGATCAGCCACCTGCTGGATCGTAAACCCTCTGAGCTTTCCGGTGGTCAGCGTCAACGGGTTGCGATGGGCCGGGCGCTGGCACGTCATCCAAAGATCTATCTGTTTGATGAGCCGCTATCCAACCTGGACGCCAAGCTGCGGGTAGAGATGCGTACCGAAATTAAGAAACTGCACCAGCGTCTGAAAACCACTATTGTCTATGTGACCCATGATCAGATTGAGGCGATGACACTGGCGGATCGTATCGCGGTAATGAAGGACGGTGAGGTGCAGCAGTTTGGCACACCGCAGCAGATCTACGATGATCCGGCGAATATGTTCGTTGCAGGTTTTATGGGTTCACCGGCAATGAACTTCCTCACCTGTACGCTGGAATGTATTGACGATGGTTATGGTCTGAGTGTGACTACCTCAGATGATGAGCGGTATTTTTTACCTCTGGATCATGGTGATAGCTCATTGCAGCCATGGGTGGGTAAGGAGGTTGTCCTGGGGATTCGCCCTGAGCAGATCACTCATGTGATACCGCATAAACAGGAGCAGAGCAGTGTTGCCCGCTTTACGGCAAAGGTGGCCGTAGCGGAACCCACCGGTCCCGATACGCTGGTTTTGATTAATCTGAATGGCCAGGAGGTCGATTGTCGGGTTCATCCGATGGAGGAGAAGCCCGCGGGTAGTGATATGGAGTTTATGGTGGATATGTCTAAAGCAGTGCTGTTTGATCCGAAGACAGAGAAGCGTTTGCTTTAA
- a CDS encoding carbohydrate ABC transporter permease, whose product MPDSIHANARSVRVSRIALYVVLLLAVLFYLLPLIVMLLTSVKSMVDIRAGNLISWPEEFLLDAWVKAWSSACTGVSCEGVGSFFWNSFQITLPAVLISTFLGALNGYVLTKWKFRGSDIFFGLMLFGCFIPFQVVILPMAQTLGWLGLANTTTGLVFVHIVYGMAFTTLFFRNFYVSVPGELVSAAKIDGAGFFTIFWRIILPLSTPIFVVCIIWQFTQVWNDFLFGVVFSGGDTQPITVALNNLVNSSTGVKEYNVDMAAAMIAALPTLVVYVLAGKYFVRGLTAGAVKG is encoded by the coding sequence ATGCCTGACTCTATTCATGCCAATGCCCGTAGTGTCAGGGTAAGCCGTATTGCGTTGTATGTAGTCCTGCTGTTGGCGGTGCTGTTCTATCTGCTGCCGCTGATTGTGATGCTGTTAACCTCAGTTAAAAGTATGGTGGATATCCGTGCCGGAAACCTGATCTCCTGGCCTGAGGAGTTCTTGTTGGATGCCTGGGTTAAAGCCTGGTCTTCTGCCTGTACCGGCGTGAGTTGTGAGGGGGTGGGTTCCTTCTTCTGGAACTCATTTCAGATCACCCTTCCGGCGGTGCTGATCTCAACCTTTCTTGGCGCCTTGAATGGCTATGTGCTAACAAAGTGGAAGTTTCGCGGCAGTGATATCTTCTTTGGACTGATGCTGTTTGGCTGCTTTATCCCGTTTCAGGTGGTTATTCTGCCGATGGCGCAAACCCTGGGATGGCTGGGACTGGCGAATACGACAACAGGACTGGTGTTTGTTCACATCGTCTACGGTATGGCCTTTACCACGTTGTTCTTTCGTAACTTCTATGTCTCGGTGCCCGGTGAACTGGTGAGTGCAGCGAAGATCGATGGCGCCGGTTTCTTTACCATCTTCTGGCGCATTATTTTGCCGCTATCAACCCCCATTTTTGTCGTCTGCATTATCTGGCAGTTTACTCAGGTGTGGAATGACTTCCTCTTTGGTGTGGTGTTTTCCGGCGGGGATACTCAGCCTATCACCGTTGCACTGAACAACCTGGTTAACAGTTCAACCGGGGTTAAGGAGTACAACGTTGATATGGCTGCGGCCATGATTGCCGCGCTGCCAACACTGGTGGTGTATGTCCTGGCAGGTAAGTATTTCGTTCGCGGTCTGACAGCGGGTGCAGTTAAAGGCTAA
- a CDS encoding helix-turn-helix domain-containing protein, producing the protein MNRNKVRIQPEFKPLDSLGGTSIRYFEQDQSTSQNSCLHYHEDYELHLTTRGEGKVFVGDYIGHLAPQSLILIGPNLPHCWVNQSGGNGGQGCTERVINFSQDLVLAHTKGVPEMQALTPFWERAQYGIEFLDVDAIAKIKEIFDDIAALTGFRRVLRFWFLIDLLATVTEYRVLSDASYLSCKDETKSARLDRAVSYIIENYNTGITLEQVAAHIEMSIGHFSRLFKRETGCRYIDFVNGIKINKACEQLTHSDRSITEICFDVGFNNIANFNRRFYDVKKMTPSEYRRVAFKSLYGHKSFTGASCLIASQ; encoded by the coding sequence ATGAACAGGAATAAAGTGCGTATTCAGCCAGAATTTAAGCCCTTGGATTCTCTGGGAGGAACGTCGATACGATATTTTGAACAGGATCAGTCAACAAGCCAGAATAGCTGTCTTCACTATCATGAAGACTATGAGTTGCATCTGACGACGCGTGGCGAAGGGAAGGTCTTTGTGGGTGACTACATTGGTCATTTAGCACCTCAGAGCCTGATACTGATTGGTCCGAATCTGCCGCATTGCTGGGTAAACCAGTCAGGAGGCAATGGCGGGCAGGGCTGTACCGAGAGGGTGATTAACTTCTCTCAGGATCTTGTTCTGGCCCATACGAAGGGGGTGCCAGAAATGCAGGCGTTGACCCCTTTTTGGGAGAGAGCGCAATATGGTATTGAGTTTCTTGATGTTGACGCGATTGCTAAGATTAAAGAGATTTTTGATGATATTGCAGCATTAACCGGATTTCGCCGGGTACTGCGATTCTGGTTCCTGATTGATCTGCTAGCGACAGTGACCGAATACCGGGTACTGTCGGATGCCTCCTATTTGTCCTGTAAGGATGAAACAAAATCAGCACGATTGGACCGGGCGGTATCCTACATTATTGAAAATTATAATACCGGGATTACGCTGGAACAGGTTGCCGCACATATTGAGATGAGTATCGGACACTTCTCCCGGTTATTTAAGCGGGAGACAGGCTGTCGGTATATTGATTTTGTTAATGGCATTAAAATCAATAAGGCTTGTGAGCAGCTGACGCACAGTGACCGGTCAATTACGGAGATATGTTTCGATGTAGGTTTTAATAATATTGCCAACTTCAATCGGCGCTTTTACGATGTGAAAAAAATGACACCCTCTGAATATCGCAGGGTCGCCTTTAAATCTTTATACGGTCATAAGTCTTTCACCGGTGCTAGCTGCCTTATAGCCAGTCAGTAA
- a CDS encoding carbohydrate porin yields MLGAAILVALSSQSMAGTDFNANLELDTDATDTAAETTYDQNGRVEVNVLSRREKGEYFVQAKGTVLLTVDGSTAVDDAYVQFGSNTWDLQAGRFEAVNLFPKAKDTLIVHAGGVSVYEANMVRGRIGDGGGQFALHYNANDNVKFELATIFGDENASGDDTTAVSGVRPAITWSTDGFSLFAGYEKVKYDLTAGGTQDKSGFGIGTNFDLGAANINIAAARSKDENTDEKVTSYIANMVYGNFGAGVIRSDVDQGSSADPKVTTTYLAYTVPLLDIEGASVTFAGSFSSADNVADDEATALRIRLNYTF; encoded by the coding sequence ATGCTTGGAGCGGCAATTCTGGTGGCTTTGTCCAGTCAGTCCATGGCCGGTACCGATTTCAATGCTAACCTCGAATTAGATACTGATGCTACGGATACTGCAGCAGAGACTACTTATGATCAGAATGGCCGGGTCGAGGTCAACGTTCTTTCCCGTCGTGAAAAAGGTGAATATTTCGTTCAGGCAAAGGGGACTGTGCTACTCACCGTTGATGGCTCAACAGCTGTTGATGATGCATATGTTCAGTTCGGATCAAACACCTGGGATCTGCAGGCCGGGCGTTTTGAGGCTGTAAATCTGTTCCCAAAAGCGAAGGATACTCTGATTGTTCATGCGGGCGGTGTGAGCGTCTATGAAGCCAATATGGTGCGTGGTCGTATCGGTGATGGCGGTGGTCAGTTCGCATTGCACTACAATGCAAACGACAATGTTAAATTTGAACTGGCAACCATTTTTGGTGATGAGAATGCTTCGGGCGATGACACTACCGCTGTTTCCGGTGTACGCCCTGCCATCACCTGGAGTACTGATGGATTCAGCCTGTTTGCGGGTTACGAGAAAGTTAAATATGATCTGACCGCAGGTGGTACTCAAGATAAAAGTGGTTTCGGTATCGGTACTAACTTTGATCTGGGCGCGGCTAACATCAACATCGCAGCTGCCCGCTCAAAAGATGAGAATACTGACGAGAAAGTCACCTCTTACATTGCGAACATGGTTTACGGTAACTTTGGTGCTGGTGTAATTCGTTCAGATGTTGATCAGGGTAGCAGTGCTGATCCTAAGGTCACCACCACTTATCTGGCGTACACCGTTCCGCTGCTTGATATCGAAGGAGCTTCCGTTACGTTCGCAGGTTCTTTCTCTTCAGCTGATAATGTCGCTGATGATGAAGCGACGGCACTGCGTATACGCTTAAACTATACGTTTTAA
- a CDS encoding HAMP domain-containing protein → MLTVMLFGVLLAQVMSNLVWVQEINRENEKMASSMAVDLAESVSSTVTFFKALPSEYRHIVLSQLRDMGGTRFFVSLNKELINIEDIEDSKLKGIVIENFIQGLRKKLGNQAEIIVSFSRPETLHVFNNQTLLLDLPPRWSQQSLIYDPQSPPILVAQINMEEGEWLYLAALLPKPDLLTKTDYLPADRLYFLGLLLVILLLLGGMIVRWLTRPLDKLVRAAEQLGREIDVPPLKEQGPLEIQATAQAFNRMQERITRFIDDRQRLFSAISHDLKTPITRLRLRAEMLDKEEDRETFGRNLEELDRMVSGALECARGTDIHEEVRPIDIMALLGALQDDAAVLGRNVTVVGDVGPVFWGRPIALKRCLGNLIDNAIFYGQQAEIFAENSPDLLTIRICDRGAGIPEEMIDQVFEPYFRGESSRNRYTGGTGLGLGIARNIVHAHGGELALHNREGGGLEVVIRLPRH, encoded by the coding sequence ATGCTGACGGTGATGTTGTTTGGTGTGTTACTGGCCCAGGTGATGAGCAACCTGGTCTGGGTGCAGGAGATTAATCGGGAAAATGAGAAGATGGCCAGCAGCATGGCCGTGGATCTGGCCGAAAGTGTCTCCTCTACCGTTACCTTTTTTAAGGCGCTGCCCAGTGAGTATCGGCATATAGTACTGTCCCAGTTACGGGATATGGGCGGGACCCGCTTTTTTGTATCACTGAATAAAGAGCTGATTAATATCGAAGATATTGAGGACTCTAAACTCAAGGGCATCGTGATTGAGAATTTTATTCAGGGGTTACGCAAGAAGCTGGGTAATCAGGCTGAGATTATCGTTAGTTTTTCCCGCCCCGAGACACTGCATGTGTTTAATAACCAAACGCTGCTGTTGGATCTGCCGCCACGCTGGTCACAGCAAAGCCTGATCTATGATCCGCAATCACCGCCCATTTTAGTGGCTCAGATTAACATGGAGGAGGGCGAGTGGTTATATCTGGCGGCGTTGCTGCCCAAGCCTGATTTGCTAACCAAGACCGATTATCTCCCCGCAGACCGGCTCTACTTTCTGGGATTATTATTAGTAATTCTGCTGCTGTTAGGCGGGATGATTGTCCGCTGGCTCACCCGTCCTCTGGATAAGCTGGTGCGAGCGGCTGAACAGTTGGGGCGGGAGATTGATGTGCCGCCGCTGAAGGAGCAGGGGCCGCTGGAAATTCAGGCAACCGCTCAGGCCTTTAATCGCATGCAGGAACGTATCACCCGCTTTATTGATGATCGACAGCGACTATTTTCGGCTATCTCTCATGATCTGAAAACGCCGATTACCCGGTTACGATTACGGGCAGAGATGCTCGATAAAGAGGAGGATCGGGAGACATTTGGCCGTAACCTGGAAGAGCTGGACCGGATGGTGTCTGGCGCTCTGGAGTGTGCCCGGGGAACCGATATTCATGAGGAGGTACGGCCGATTGATATTATGGCCTTGCTTGGTGCTTTGCAGGATGATGCGGCGGTGCTGGGCCGAAATGTCACAGTGGTTGGTGACGTTGGGCCGGTCTTCTGGGGGCGTCCTATTGCACTTAAACGTTGTCTTGGTAATCTGATTGATAATGCTATTTTCTATGGTCAGCAGGCGGAAATTTTTGCAGAAAACAGTCCGGACTTACTGACTATTCGTATTTGCGACCGGGGTGCCGGGATTCCGGAAGAGATGATTGATCAGGTTTTTGAACCCTACTTCCGTGGTGAATCATCACGCAATCGTTATACCGGAGGAACGGGGCTGGGGCTTGGGATTGCACGAAATATTGTCCATGCACACGGGGGCGAGTTAGCGCTGCATAACCGTGAGGGAGGGGGGCTGGAAGTGGTGATCCGGCTACCGCGGCATTAA